The DNA window CCGCCTGTCAAAGGTTCCGCGGCGGGAATCGACCTGCCCTTCGGGAAAACCCGCGCGATGGTGTTCCCCCGCGTGGTGCTCGCGGGGCACGAAGTCCTGACCGAGTTGGGCTCGACTTGCCGCCAGTTCGGGTTCGCCAATCGTGGCGCCGTCGTCACCGGTCCGACAACGGCCGCGCTCGCCGGGGACCGATCCGCCCAGATCCTCTCCGAGTCGGGCTTCGAGGTCGAGACGATCGTCGCCGGCGAGGCGACCGAGGAGGAGGTCGCCCGCGTCGAACAGGAGGCCGCGCGCTCGAAGGCGGCGTTCCTCGTGGCGGTCGGCGGCGGCTCGAAGATCGACATCACCAAGGTCGTCGCCGACCATCTCCACCTGCCCTTCGTGAGCGTCCCGACCTCCGCGGCGCACGACGGGATCTCCTCGCCCCGGGCTTCGCTCCACGGAGCCCATACCACCAACAGCATCCGCGCGGCCGTCCCGCTCGGGATCATCGCCGACACCGCGGTCATCGTGCGCGCCCCCTACCGGCTCCTGGCGTCGGGCTGCGCCGACGTGCTCTCGAACCTGACGGCGGTGCTCGATTGGAAGCTCGC is part of the Thermoplasmata archaeon genome and encodes:
- a CDS encoding NAD(P)-dependent glycerol-1-phosphate dehydrogenase translates to MAPLPPPVKGSAAGIDLPFGKTRAMVFPRVVLAGHEVLTELGSTCRQFGFANRGAVVTGPTTAALAGDRSAQILSESGFEVETIVAGEATEEEVARVEQEAARSKAAFLVAVGGGSKIDITKVVADHLHLPFVSVPTSAAHDGISSPRASLHGAHTTNSIRAAVPLGIIADTAVIVRAPYRLLASGCADVLSNLTAVLDWKLAVRLRNEEYSSTAATLSEYSAQQIMDQAALIKPNLEESVWIAIRPLIVAGIAMSVAGSSRPCSGSEHLFSHALDRVAAHPSLHGEQCGVGAIMMMYLHGGDWHRLRSTLRTIGAPTTAHELGVSNEETINALVAAHTIRPERYTILGDSGLTREAAERLATVTGVVG